From Fundulus heteroclitus isolate FHET01 chromosome 14, MU-UCD_Fhet_4.1, whole genome shotgun sequence, the proteins below share one genomic window:
- the LOC105919283 gene encoding tripartite motif-containing protein 16: MAERGVQLSQEKFSCSICLDLLKDPVTIPCGHSFCMNCITDHWDAGTQKEVYSCPQCRKEFTPRPVLEKSIVLTGFVEDLKKTGLQAAPVDLCYAGPEDVACDVCTGKKRKAVKSCLFCPASYCRDHLQPHYDAPPLKKHKLVNPSKNLQQNVCSRHDEVMKIFCRTDQQCICYLCTMDEHKGHETVSLAAERAEKQKEVQVRQQQIQQRIQDQEKDVKLLQQEVEAINFSADKAVEDSEKIFSELIRLIQKRSSDVKQQIRSQQETEVSRVKELQEKLEQEITELKRKDAELEQLSDTEDHSQFLLNYPSLSALSESTHSPSINIRPLRYFEDVTAAVSELREKLQDILRKTLINISLIVTEEDVLLSEPEPKTRAEFLKCSQEITLNPNTAYNNLLLSEGNRKVTVTKEQQSYPDHPDRFTDCAQVLSSKSLTERCYWEVEWKGGGRANIAVSYKNIRRAGRSNECLFGVTDKSWSLRLETNGYTFYHNKSKTPVSGPFSSRIGVYLDHRAGILSFYSISDTMTLLHRVQTTFTQPLYAGIRLRPLFNGSSIEFVNLK; encoded by the coding sequence ATGGCTGAGAGAGGAGTTCAGCTCAGCCAAGAGAAATTCTCCTGCTCCATTTGTTTGGATTTACTGAAGGATCCGGTGACTATTCCCTGTGGACATAGCTTCTGTATGAACTGTATTACAGACCACTGGGATGCAGGAACTCAAAAAGAAGTCTACAGCTGTCCTCAGTGCAGGAAAGAGTTCACACCAAGGCCTGTGCTGGAGAAAAGCATTGTATTAACTGGTTTTGTGGAGGATCTAAAGAAAactggactccaagctgctccagttgatctctgctatgctggaccagaagatgtggcctgtgatgTCTGCACtgggaagaagaggaaagctGTCAAGTCCTGTTTGTTCTGCCCTGCTTCCTACTGCAGGGATCATCTCCAGCCTCACTATGATGCTCCACCATTAAAGAAGCACAAGCTGGTGAATCCCTCtaagaacctccagcagaacgtctgctctcgtcatgatgaggtgatgaagatcttctgtcgtactgatcagcaatgtatctgttatctctgcactatggatgaacataaaggccatGAAACAGTCTCACTTGCAGCAGAAAGGGCTGAGAAGCAGAAGGAGGTCCAGGTGAGACAACAACaaatccagcagagaatccaggaccaagagaaagatgtgaagctgcttcaacaggaggtGGAGGCCATCAATTTCTCTGCTGATAaagcagtggaggacagtgagaagattTTTTCTGAGCTGatccgtctcatccagaaaagaagctctgacgtgaagcagcagatcagatcccagcaggaaactgaagtgagtcgagtcaaagagcttcaggagaagctggagcaggagatcactgagctgaagaggaaagacgctgagctggagcagctctcagacacagaggatcacagccagtttctcctcaactacccctcactgtcagcactcagtgagtctacacactcacCCAGCATCAATATTCGTCCTCTGAGatactttgaggatgtgacagcagctgtgtcagagctcagagagaaactacaggacatcctgagaAAGACATTGATAAACATCTCACTGATTGTCACTGAAGAGGATGTTTtactgtcagaaccagaaccaaagaccAGAGCTGAGTTCTTAAAATGTTCACAAGAGATCACTCTAAATCCAAACACAGCATATAATAATCTGTTATTATCTGAGGGGAACAGAAAAGTAACAGTTACGAAAGAACAACAGTCttatcctgatcatccagacagattcactgATTGTGCTCAGGTTCTGAGTAGTAAGAGTCTGACTGAacgttgttactgggaggtggagtggaAAGGTGGAGGAAGAGCTAATATAGCAGTTTCATACAAGAACATCAGGAGAGCAGGACGGTCAAATGAATGTTTATTTGGTGTGACTGACAAATCCTGGTCTTTACGCCTTGAAACAAACGGTTATACATTTTAccacaacaaaagtaaaactccAGTATCAGGTCCATTTTCTTCCAGAataggagtgtacctggatcacagagcaggtattctgtctTTCTACAGCATCTCTGAcaccatgactctcctccacagagtccagaccacatTCACTCAGCCTCTATATGCTGGGATCAGGCTTAGACCTCTCTTCAATGGATCCTCTATTGAGTTTGTTAACCTGAAATAG